A region from the Cannabis sativa cultivar Pink pepper isolate KNU-18-1 chromosome 9, ASM2916894v1, whole genome shotgun sequence genome encodes:
- the LOC115724155 gene encoding uncharacterized protein LOC115724155: MADPKQGETSLRCHHCAGPLTKDMETSDWTVRPFIRDSFSMIGSAVGGTTSAFYGFNHVMPIVRRFVKGPMWFHFLVGAPPVIVFSSACAGLAGGAVPAVAQLASSSYHAAFSSSPLQLPTTSKDEKIQKSRTSSTL, translated from the exons ATGGCAGATCCCAAACAAGGGGAAACGAGTTTAAGATGTCATCACTGTGCTGGACCTCTGACTAAGGATATGGAAACCAGTGATTGGACTGTTCGGCCATTTATTAGGGATAGCTTTTCTATG aTTGGCTCTGCTGTTGGTGGCACAACTAGTGCTTTTTATGGATTCAACCATG TAATGCCAATTGTTCGGAGATTTGTAAAGGGACCGATGTGGTTTCATTTTCTCGTTGGT GCACCGCCTGTGATAGTATTTTCTTCTGCATGTGCTGGTTTAGCAG GTGGTGCAGTTCCTGCAGTTGCACAACTTGCTTCGTCTTCATATCACGCTGCATTTTCTTCCTCGCCATTGCAGTTGCCTACCACTTCCAAAGACGAGAAGATTCAGAAGTCCAGAACTTCATCCACCCTTTGA
- the LOC115723980 gene encoding LOB domain-containing protein 20 produces the protein MSDHITHEDQNQTTTRVLESRRKSATSSSSSKRATITSSSPSSLLSLPPDHRDLGEAATATVVAGTMTTTAPPAPCGACKFLRRKCVSGCIFAPHFGSDQGAARFAAVHKVFGASNVSKLLLHIPMNRRHDAVVTISYEAQARLADPIYGCVSTILALQQQVASLQSELAMVQTQLMNSRFAFANAIQNSQQQEQQQHHQQQQHHQLQQHNVGMLQPAYSNNSSTSNNNLINITNFPSNFDLAATAATTTLSSQSLEPLQLSRPSNDDEEEEEESQIPHIFHNEMLHRS, from the exons ATGTCAGATCACATCACTCATGAAGATCAAAACCAAACCACTACTAGGGTTTTAGAGAGTCGAAGAAAAAGTGctacatcatcatcatcatcaaagcGCGCTACTATCACctcatcatcaccatcatcacTATTGTCGCTTCCACCAGATCATCGTGATCTGGGGGAGGCAGCTACTGCTACTGTTGTTGCTGGTACTATGACAACAACAGCACCGCCAGCTCCTTGTGGTGCTTGCAAGTTTTTAAGAAGGAAGTGTGTTAGTGGATGCATCTTTGCACCGCACTTTGGATCTGACCAGGGTGCAGCTCGGTTTGCAGCCGTGCACAAAGTGTTTGGTGCTAGTAATGTGTCGAAGCTGTTGTTGCATATTCCTATGAATAGGAGACATGATGCTGTTGTTACTATTTCTTACGAGGCTCAGGCGAGGCTAGCTGACCCTATATATGGATGTGTCTCTACTATACTCGCTTTACAACAACAG GTGGCATCGTTGCAATCAGAATTAGCAATGGTGCAGactcaattgatgaacagtagATTTGCATTTGCAAATGCAATTCAAAACTCACAACAACAGGAGCAACAACaacatcatcaacaacaacagcaTCATCAGTTGCAACAACATAATGTTGGGATGTTGCAGCCTGCCTACTCTAACAACTCCTCAACCTCGAACAATAACCTCATCAACATCACAAATTTCCCCTCCAATTTCGATCTTGCAGCGACTGCTGCTACCACAACCCTTTCTTCTCAGAGTTTAGAGCCTCTCCAACTTTCTCGACCTTCAAACGACGatgaggaggaggaggaagagaGTCAGATTCCCCATATTTTCCATAATGAAATGCTTCACCGTAGCTAA